GTTCCATCTGTGTTTCACTTAACCAAATAATGACAAGAAAAACACTAATTAACTTGTATAATTCTAGATTTGAGAGAAGGTCGACATTTGAtgtcaaaaaaattaataattgtaAACTTGTGAATTGAAGTTTACATGTGCCCCTTGAATTAATAATATAGACCAATTGTTTAATATTAAAAATGTCTCTATCAAAGTCATTGTTACCATTTTGAAACCTAATATCATTTCTTGTGAGCCATGTTTTTCAAAGAATTATTATGATGAGAGTCTTGATCAGATTCTGAATTTGAGAGCTCCAACTTCTACCAGCAAGTTTGAATAATATTCCGTAACTAGTTTTTATCAATTTTCATGCCAAACAATCGCTTCATCCAATGCTAAAAAAGTAAAGTGTACATGCATCTAAGAAATGAGTGGTTTGTAGTTTCTTTATCATGATTGTAGAGAGAGCACCTCAAAACCATATGCATTCCTCTTCGAATCAGGTTGCCTTCTTATTTCAATTATATAATGCATTAGTTTTATCTCACTAATGACTTAGCAGGTGGTATGTAGGGATGGAAAATGAATTTTGTCAAAGAAGGGCCAATTTGATCCCTCATGATACAATTGTATGCATCTTTAAAAGATAAATCATCATTTACAGATCATGACAAAATTAGTTTatcattattaatattatcaAATGACAAATTAATCTCCAAAatatttcttcaacaatttgaggaGGCAAAATAAATAAGCCATGAGAAATATTCTAATTGATGTATTGTGTAATGCCCTAGACTTTGATccaaaacattactttaaaattcatatttacttttaaaaaatgtgacaaatattttttttgaaagatctAAAAATTATAAGATCCATATTAAATGAAACTTACTAATATCATTTTTTAGCGGAGTAAAAATCCACTTCATATTTCTAGTCCGCGTCAAACTTTAATAAATAACCAAATTGAAATATTGTATTttggttgaataatttatttttaagggaGTGTTTGTTTGGGTTCAAATTTAAACCTGTTAAAAGTTTGTTTGGGGATTTATTTCTTAAGTCCACGATTCGGTTCGTAAGCTCATCCTCAGTAAAAACTTACATCGGTTAAAGATCAACCAGGTATTAAATCTCAACTTGTTTCATGGTCAGCCTGTTTAAAACACTAGTTCGGTTCATAATTCAGCCTGGGTATAACCTTAAAATGGTTTGAGATAAGCTTGGTGTAAAATTTCATCTCGGTTTATGGTCAGCATGTTTAAAACCTCGATTTAGTTCGGAGAATAGCTAGTTTAAAACCTTGTATTTGGTTCAAGATAAGTCCGTATAAAATCTCAGTTTACCTTGGGGACTAACCGCTTCAATTTCGTGTTTGGAAGGAAAACTAACAACTTATCTCTGCTATTCCTTGTTTGGTTAAAAGTTAGTCTCAAACTTcatttttccttgtataaggaggTTTGAGAGTTTGACTTACTAAAAGCTCGTAAACATTACTGGATACTCTAAAGTTCAAATCTTGGGGATATGATTAAGTCTTCTTGGCAGAACCTGTATAATTTTCTAATGTCAATTCTCTTACCCTTAACTCTTTATTTTCCgcatatttatttttctgctgcTATTACTCaaaattttttatcaaaatatttttaaactctaaAAATGATAACAATAGATTTTAAACTACTGGTTTTCAAATCCTCATAGTTCACCACCTCTTGTGTGTGGACTCACATGTTCAACAATTTGTGGAAGCCACATAAGAGGGAGGTCCTTAGCAAGCAAATTCTTGAGGGTCGGGTATTTCAAGCTGAAGATGTTGAGAAATACTGTCAGGTTCGTTAATCAATGCGGAAAGTGTTATGGATACACTCTATTCATACATACCGCATGTCAAGCTGCTGAGCTCAGTTATCTCGCCATGGCCATTTTATAAATGGGGCGTGGACATACTGAGTAAATTTCCACTAGCACCAGGTCAACTGAATTTCATATTGGTTCAGGTCGACTATTTTACTTAATGGGTATAAGTAGAAGTAGTGTCCAGGATAATGACAGAGAGAGTCCGACATTTTTATTGGTGGAACATCATCTATCATTTTGGCTTACTAAAAACCATCGTCTTTGACAGTAAGACATATTTTTCCATCGACCGTGACAAAATTCTGTTTAAATTTAAGGATTCAAATAAAATCCGCATCCGTTGAGCATCCCCGAGACAATGGACAAGCGGAAGCCACCAATAAAGTCGTATTTTCAAGTATGAAAAAAAATTGGACGAAGACAAAGGTTTCTGGGTTGAACAACTCTGCGAAGTGTTGTGGTCATACCATACAATCTCACATTCCTCAACAAAAGATACCTCATTCCATATGGTTTACAGATCCGATGCcattttttttgaattaaaagaaaCTTTATTGAATCAAAAAACAGATACAAGCAAGTGACCCCCTGATGGTCCAACTACAACCAGATCACCAACAAACAAAACAACCTAAGACTAGGCTACGACATCATGAGCCTACTAACATGTTGTATGAGCTTCTTGTTGTCCCGACATCTATAAATAACTACACCAATGATATCATTCACTGTGGTTGTTTGGCAAGGATTTCCCCAAAAACAATTCTGGTTTCTAAAACCCCAACACGCGTGTAAGGTTTCAGTAGCAACACATTGCAGGATTCGAGATTTCCAACCTTTCCTTCTACACATATATCCACAAGCCAACAGCTCCATGTTCCAAGATTTTGGTTCATGCTTGTGATCTAACCAGCACAGTACCTTCCCCCAAATGTCACTAGTCGCAGGGCATTCATAAAATACTATTTCTATCTCCCTGCTGAACCCACACAAATTATCATTAAGAAGTTTAAATCGAGTCAATCTTTCTTTAGTAGGTAGTTTCCGGTGGTAAGCCATCCATAAAGTGTGAATTGCTCTACGCCTATCTACATTGCCATACATCATGCACTTCCACGGGATATCCTGTAGTTGCCCAATTATAGCCTGATACATTATCCTCGTACTATACCTATCCTGTTGCAAAATTTTGTGCCAATCAGGTAGGTTAGATATTTCCTCCCTCAGTCGCAACATACTCTTAAGGCTCCAGGTAGCAGAACCTCTAATGGGAGCCTGCATCACATTAGTTCCTTTTAAGTAGAAACTATTCATCCGCCGGATCCAGAGGGTGTCTGCTTTATCATTAAGGTTCCAGAGATACTTAGCCAAGCACACTTTACTCCACACCTGTAACGCAATAATATTCAAGCCACCCTTATTCTTTGGAGTGCACACGTCTTTCCAAGACACTTGAGATTAGCGGGACATGACCTCAGAGTCAGACCAAAGGAAGGTTATGCAAATTTCGTCTACCTTTTACAGGATCTGTTTAGGCAAAGGCATGCACTGCAGCCAAAAGTTGCTAGTAGCAAATAGAACACTTTGTATCAATTGCATCCTACCTGCAAAACTAAGAAGATTAGAGCTCCAATATCTAATTCTGTGGACCAATTTGTCAATTAGGCCACGACAATTATTGTCTGTCAACTTCTTGCTTGAAAGAGGAATGCCTAgtattgaagcggtaaagcggcaagcaacaaaagttttggaaatatttatccgggaatttatcgtgtccacagagattagtgatatcaaactgccattcaacagtttccgcaGTTATGAGTTTAgattaaatgggttttaagtaaaaatggaaaatataacatatgaacataaaataaattcattcttcaaatagaagaaactatcaagtattgcatataatctactcttcacaaacttaaacttattgaccgaatatactcaacttgtaacctatcaaaattaccacatgtcaacaacacaacccacaacattatctaagtgacgatctctcagacacctaaacaacacatgagaaatccgagcttcccgtaaatgtcgatctctcagacaaacacgaccactcagacgcattaagcactgacactaagtgattatcaacctaatccatctctgcaattaagttaatagaaaatcatcctagataagcattagagccctacatctctatagcaactcaaacacatagcaacaaagcaacaatctaagacaataatccataaaaatatgaaagcaagctttatataacataatagtcaacaaatatacatgagatcaaagtatatacataacaaaactcataaaagaaactacaaagagaagaaatggagaaaaacccaaaaatctcccgaTTTGTCGGCTCcaattgatgaaggattcaaccccggatcatccatttgacagctccaatgtgttttttagcatcattccactcaaaaaatgctattggatggattggagctctaaaatatccaaccatacctccaaaaatgtgatttttctacCTTAAAACACGTTTCTGCAGACACTGCTTCGCCCGACGACTAAAATGGTTCGCCCGGCGACTCCAGACAGCAAGTTGGCACATTTTTGGGTCGGTTGGGCTCGTCCGGCGAGCCCTTTTTTCGTCCGGCGAGACACACCAGTACAGCAAAAAGTTCTGCACTGTTTcagccataactcgagaaccgtaactccgatttgcgcccggttcgaagcgttggaaagcttattccatgctctatccaataatgaatgaatatcaactaaattgatgatttatttttatttgattttgagatttattcgATGCTTCGTTGGTTCCGTCGCTCAAAATTACGcgttttgaagccgtgtctttggcactttattgctcgtgctccaaaagcgactcaatatctacaaaatgaatagaaaactatcaaatggtatataaatgaataaaaactcaattaaatcctatttatacatatttatacaaaaagcggggaattattcagagaatataatacaaaagaatcgataagtgccacaaaacaataGTAAAAATAGTGAATTTCTGGCACTCAACACCTAGGTACTTGAAAGGCAACACCCATACACGGCGGCAAGAACACTTCAATGAAGAAGATAACCGGGCCGAGTTCAAAAATGCTTCAAACTTACTTGAAGAAATGCAGGAAATAGATCACATTCAGGAATATGCACCTAAGAAAATGGGAGAAAGGAGGTACAACACCGAGGTGGAGCCAGGGGTGATGGAAAAGGGTGATCTGGTTTTGAAGTTGGTCGTGGATCCAGCTATAAAAGGAAAATTACATCACAATTGAAGGGGCCATATAGGGTGCTTGAGAAGCTGTCACATAGGACATACAAGCTATAGAACATACAAGGAATAGAAGTTCCTCAGACCTGGAATGCAACGAGCTTAAGACATTACTTTAGTTAAAAACGACTTTTGTTGTCgggaaaaaaaaatataaattatacattaaaaatctttattaaataGCTTCTCGTGGTAGCATGATTTTCCCATGCAAGGGAAAGGTTTTTAATGAGGCTCCTTTGGTGTTTcagtaaaatcatatttttttccaGGTGTCAGCGAAGCGTGGTCCAGAACATATAAAGCTCTATGAGTCGTTTAACCCAAGACTTCCACATAGGATGTTGACCGGAACCCATTGGACTCTCTGAGTTGCTTAACCCTAGACCTCCACAAGGGACATTTACCGGAACCCACTGGAATCTGAGTCGTTTAACCCATGATTTCTACATGGATTATTGACCGTAACTTACTGGACTCTTCGATTCGTTTAACCCAAGACCTCCATAGGGGCATTGACCGGAACCCTCTGAACTTTTCAAATCATGTAACCCAAGACCTCCACAAAGGGCATTGGTCGCCAAAATAAGAAAATATGTAAGATTAAACATAAAATCGCttgttaaaatgatttttttgtatTTGATTAAGGGTCAATTTGTTgtgtgatttttatagtgttaaaaATTTtaggtaaaaatattttacaaagaaatttttcgtaaaagtttcaaatgattttttttttgaattgttattattaaaatgttattttagatattttattatttttttttttgatatcaaaattttaaaaaaaagcacttaattttgaagctatttcagaTAGCTTttcttaaaaatcatttttgagatacaatatttttaaaaaaactgcgATTTCAACTATGTTTTGATCTTCattaatgtatgtttatgttataggatgtcaaaattagtctttcaattttaaaacaatgaatataaaaaaatttgtatatttttaaaaacaatttccTAAAAGCCAAAAACtcattttttaaagataaaacaaattagccctaattttatgtatttttgtgTTGGTAAGTTTTGATATTAAGAGTTTTGGTTGGTTACAATATTTtagtataaataaattaaaaattttaatttattttaaaataaattaatatcaaATCATGATATAACATTAAATGTTATTATTTCATTACACAAATCGATACTCAACTAAATATAAGAATACCAGGGggttcggttttgagagaatccgatacccaaaccgattaaaattaaatgaattgGTTTTGATTGGATTTACAAGTTTTTGCAATAAAGCCCAAACCAAACTGACCCGAGAAATAACGgattggtttgggttggattgatcgggtagataaaaaatgaaaaaatatttttaaaaaataacttatttacaaaaAATCATTGTTCATAATATGtaaaaaaatatagtattaataaaaaaatatagtattaatagtgttcaaatttaaatattagaCTATAAACTTTTTtctaatagattcaaaaatatctaacaaaaaaatatctaagattaagatttttgaatctataactagtcacttgagttaatatgataatgaatgtgtttcGTAGCTTTATGTTCATTTATCACATtacactaacaattttctaataacaaattaagaTAGCATAACTTTAACTTGTCCACatacaacttttttttttcttgttgaagttgaatgtttgatagtaattttcatgataattTGTTATGGTTGGTTTGGGCTGGGCTTgcgggtagaaaattgaaaatccgaTGCCCGAACCGATTGTCATTgaatttcattggtttggttcggttcttgcccgaattgaaaaaatattcaacgcaaacactatggtttggttcggattctgGTTTGAttcggatttacccgaaccaatgaacaccctaTTGAAAATGTTGACATTGGTGAATTCAACTATAAATCATCTTCAACTTGAATATTTAATTACTCGTAATTAAGCCTAAGCCTCAAGTAGATAACATATAGGAGCAAGAAATTAACATAGATGAAATAAATGCCTTAGTTGATTGATTCTAAGAGACTTATGGCATTTTCGTCAATAAATAAGTGGAAGTTTTTGAACATGTACTTaccaataaaaaattatatctattaaattatttactattattaaggtcatgaataaaaatactaaaagtagaaaaaattacttaaataaaataacatgtaTATTTTTAAAGAATTGAATACACAAATTTTTAAGGAAATATTTCCATAAATTAACCTGTACCCTTATGCGCATGTTAGCATTAGCCCTTAAGGATttaaaatttctataaataattaaaatcagtTTATCCGTTTGGACACAAGAAGGCACTGTCTGAATGAGTTAACGGAGCATTGAGCTTAAgcagaaaagagaagagaagctGAAAAGCGATTTTGAGATTATGAAGAGAATCGCGGTGAATTGTGGAGTCACACCCCCTACTCCTTTTCACACACCTACTTGTACACATTCCTATAATAACCGTTCTTCTCGTTTAAAGCTCTTCGCTTCTTCATGGCTTCCACATTATTACCATGCTACTCGTGACCACAACAATACCTTCATTGCTTCTGCTTCTTCCGTCTCTGGTTCAGGTTCtcattcttcttctctttcattTCATTCTTCAATCATTACTTCACCCTTGTCGTTTCTTTTTTGCTTTCGTCATTTTTAACTGGGAATGGTGGGGAAAAGTAATTGTTATTATTGATTTAGTATAAGCACTTTTATGACTATTCCAGAGATTTTATGTAAACAGTTTTTGGTTTACTTTCACAAACTCTCCTGAATAACTTAATAACTTATGGAAACATCGTAGTGTGTGTATGGATTGGCCGTGGACATAACTGATTTTTATAGAATTGAGTTTgttagaattgattttaattgaattgAGTTTGTGTTCGGATACATTTATGGAggcagaattgattctactttagAAGAACCAAACATCTCAAAATCACTCCCAAATCAATTTTACACCTCTAGAACTGCTTTTGCCTCTtccaaaagccaaaccaaacatgctATTATAACTTATATACAAACAATTTGACTTTTGTTATAGAAACAACTTATACATACGCACGTTTACGATAAGCGTTTGTACTGTAAGCACTGGATTAAAGTCATTGGATTAAAGGCTTGTTTGGTTAAACAACTTATTTGTAACTTATAGCACAAGTGTTTATCAAAATAAGTGTTTATTATGAATAAATTCACATAAGCTGTTTTTATAACAAAAGGTAAAATGagtttaaattgtttttatatatattataagttgttttcacTAGCTATCTTGAAGAATTTATaagaacaatttcaaaaaaatatttaaaaaatggtaTAAGTTGTTTTGACAGTCTCCCAAACGGTATCACAAAACTTATGGCAGTAGATAGGCTCAAATAAGCCAATCCAAACAGCTCCTAAATTGTTTATCCTAGAGCCTTGTTTACTTGGTTACTTATATTATGTGAGTTGTTTCATGTTGAATCTTATTTCTCCAGAGCAGTTGTTGGATGTGGGATCAAAGAAGAAAAGGAGAGAGATAGCTGGAATAGACCAGGATGAATTAGTGGATCCAAAGCTTTTAGCTGATCCCGACAGTTGTTTTTGTGAGTTTAAAGGAGTGCATATACACCACAAGATATATGATTTTGAATCCAATTCCAAGGAACAAACCGTTTTACAGAATCAGGCTTTAGTTTCTAATCAAATCAACAAGCTGTGTTTGCCTATGATTCTGTTACATGGATTTGGAGCCTCAGTTTTCTCTTGGAAAAGAGTTATGAAGCCTTTGGCTGAGGCTACATGTTCTAAAGTTCTAGCTTTTGATAGGCCAGCGTTTGGATTAACATCTCGGGTCAACTTATCTTCTGCAACAGGAGACGCTAAACCTCTAAATGCATACTCCATGGCATTTTCAGTGCTTGCTACCTTGCACTTCTTTGATTTATTAAAAGCTGAGAAAGCAATTTTAGTTGGGTATGTGTATATTCTATCTATTGTTTTGCTGATTGCCTTTGTTTTTCACATGGATATTGTTTGCGATTTTAGTCCCTTTTCTTAGAAgcttcaaaaatgattttttaggCACTCAGCTGGTTCAAGTGTAGCAGTTAAAACATATTTCGAAGCTCCTGAACGTGTTGCTGCTATAATTTTAATTGCCCCCGCAATTTTTGCTCCACTTACTACACCCAAAGTTGTTAAAGAGAACCAACCAAGACAAGATAATGAAATGAAAGAAGACAGCGGTTCTATCAGAAAAAATCCATTTGTTGAACTTTACACATCGTTGTCCAAGATTATCAAGAATGTTGCAATGACAATAACAAAGATGATGAAGCCGATGATAGATTTCCTCAACTCTTTGTATAGGAAACTGTTATCAGCTATCCTGCTTTCTTCTCCTGCAATAATGTTGGTAATACATTTGTTCATGCAGTACTATATAATCTTTGTTCTGAACACTATTCTATGCATTAGTTTGAAAGCAATGCTTAAGCTGACACCGTTTATAATTTGTCATGACTCATGACCACTGAACTGATGACCCTTTTTTCATATGAATCTCAGGTAAGAATGGCAATTGATAAGTTTGGTACTGCTGCAGTTCGAAATTCATGGTATGATCCAAAACAGGTCTCTGAGCATGTCCTTAGTGGTTATACAaaggtaatttttattttattattctgtaACAATATTCTCTCTGTTATTTTCGTTAGTCTGTGCTCACCTGGGTGTTAGCATTGAATGCAGCCATTGAGGGTTAAGGATTGGGATAGGGCACTGGTGGAATTCACTGCTGCAGCGCTTCTGGATGAGGAACCTAATACAAAGCCAGCACTTTCTAAAAGACTTGGTGAAATATCTTGTCCTGGTGATGCCACTGACCCTTATCGGCATATCTTTTTTGTTGTGTTTAGATCTAACTCGCTTCAATGCCCATAGTTGAGCCCTGATT
Above is a genomic segment from Vicia villosa cultivar HV-30 ecotype Madison, WI unplaced genomic scaffold, Vvil1.0 ctg.000282F_1_1, whole genome shotgun sequence containing:
- the LOC131626333 gene encoding uncharacterized protein LOC131626333 encodes the protein MKRIAVNCGVTPPTPFHTPTCTHSYNNRSSRLKLFASSWLPHYYHATRDHNNTFIASASSVSGSEQLLDVGSKKKRREIAGIDQDELVDPKLLADPDSCFCEFKGVHIHHKIYDFESNSKEQTVLQNQALVSNQINKLCLPMILLHGFGASVFSWKRVMKPLAEATCSKVLAFDRPAFGLTSRVNLSSATGDAKPLNAYSMAFSVLATLHFFDLLKAEKAILVGHSAGSSVAVKTYFEAPERVAAIILIAPAIFAPLTTPKVVKENQPRQDNEMKEDSGSIRKNPFVELYTSLSKIIKNVAMTITKMMKPMIDFLNSLYRKLLSAILLSSPAIMLVRMAIDKFGTAAVRNSWYDPKQVSEHVLSGYTKPLRVKDWDRALVEFTAAALLDEEPNTKPALSKRLGEISCPVLIVTGDSDRIVPAWNAERLSRVIPGASLEVIKQCGHLPHEEKVEEFISIVENFLRKLAGDSNEQYLQPAV